CAGACTGATAAAACACGTTACGTATATTCAAATAGAAATTTATTCCGCAAGCATATTTTAACCGAGACATTTTTTGTTCGGTAACCCAATTATTTAAATTTTTTAAACCAATCACCCATGAAAAAAATACTCTTACTGGGGCTGATGCTATGCTTTGGTATTGCGCAATCGCAATCGCTAAAAGGAAAAGTAACAGACCCCAATAATTCACCTTTAGAAAATGTAGCGGTTTTTGACCGCACCTCGGGCAATCATACCCACACCGACGCCTCTGGAAAATTTTCACTTGAAAATGTAGCCGAAAACGACCAAATAAGCTTTTCAATTTTAGGCTTCAATACTTTTGAATACACCGTAGCTGCCAAAAGTTTTTCGGAACCTATAAACATTACTTTAAACGAAGCCGCAGTTTCTTTAGAACAGGTTACAATCACACCCGAAGTAAACACGCTCAGCCAAATAGTGGCGGTAGATTTAAAGACCGCGCCCGTAAAATCGTCGCAGGAAATATTGCGGAAAGTTCCCGGACTAATCATTGGCCAGCACGCCGGCGGTGGAAAAGCGGAACAAATATTTTTGCGCGGTTTTGATATAGACCACGGAACCGACATCAATCTTTCCGTAGATGGAATGCCCGTAAATATGGTTTCGCACGCACACGGGCAAGGGTACAGCGATTTGCACTTTTTAATCCCGGAAACCATCGAGAAAATTTCCTTCGGAAAAGGTCCATACAACGCGAAATACGGCGATTTTGCCACTGCAGGTTACGTAGCTTTCAAAACCTTGGACAAGCTAGACAAAAGCTCTATTTCTGTGGAATACGGGCAGTTTGATGCTTTTAGGACCGTGGGGCTTTTTAACCTTATGGATACGAAGAATAGCAATGCCTATGTTGCGGCTTCACTCAACACGTTTAACGGTCCGTTTGATTCACCGCAGAATTTCAACCGCTTTAATATGATGGCGAAGTACAATCTGAAATTGCCCGACAACCAAAAACTGCAACTTACCGCTTCGCATTTCCAAAGCAAGTGGGATGCTTCGGGGCAAATTCCGCAGCGCGCCATTGATGCTGGACTGATTGATCGTTTTGGAGCCATTGACGATACCGAAGGCGGAAACACCAGCCGCACCAATTTGTTGATAAACCATTCCAAACTGCTTTCAGACAACAAAAAGTTGGAAACCCGCGCATATTATTCGCATTATGATTTTGAACTGTTTTCAAACTTTACATTTTTCTTGGAAGACCCCGTAAACGGCGACCAAATTGCACAGCGCGAAGACCGAAATATTCTGGGTTTCCAAACGGAGTTTTCAGATAAAATATATTCTGAAACAATTGATTTTAAGTACACCGCAGGAATTGGCGTTCGCTACGACGATGTGAACGACGTGGAACTTTCGCACACCAAAAACCGCTATGAAATCTTGGACCGGATTGCCTTCGGAAATGTGGACCAAATAAACAGTTTCGCCTTTTTAAATACAGAAATTGGTTTGGGCGATTTCAAAATAAATCCTGCGTTGCGATTGGATTATTTCAAATTTGATTACGAAAACAAACTCTCGCCAACCTACAATAACCGAAGTGAAAGCAAAGTTTTCGCCAGTCCGAAATTGAATTTTATTTATAGCCCGAGCCGCGATTTCCAATTGTTTTTGAAATCGGGAATTGGTTTCCATTCCAACGATACCCGTGTGGTTGTTTCCAATGACGGCGAGGATATTTTGCCCGCGGCTTACGGCGCTGATTTGGGCGGAATCTATAAACTGACGGACAATCTAATTTTCAATACAGCTATTTGGGCTTTGTATTTGGAACAGGAATTTGTGTATGTTGGCGATGCCGGGATTGTAGAGCCCAGCGGAAAAACCCGCCGATTAGGCATTGATTTTGGCCTGCGTTACGAAGCAACGGACTGGCTGTATTTTTACGGCGATGCAAACTACACCTACGCCCGAAGCACTGAGGAGCCCAATGGCGCAGACTACATTCCGCTGGCGCCGGATTTTACCTCAACCGGTGGAATTGCAGTTGAAAATCTCGCAAATTTTTCTGGCGGACTTACCTATCGATATCTAAAAGACAGAGCTGCAAACGAAGACAACAGCATTGTTGCCGAAGGTTATTTTGTGACGGATTTAAATATAAATTATACTTTTAGAAACTTTGTTTTTGGAATTGCAATTGAAAATCTCTTCGATACCGAATGGAACGAAACCCAATTTGCAACCGAAAGCCGATTGTTTGACGAACCGGAAGCTGTGGAAGAAATACATTTTACGCCCGGAACGCCGTTTTTTCTAAGAGGAAAGATAACCGTTAA
This region of Aequorivita marisscotiae genomic DNA includes:
- a CDS encoding TonB-dependent receptor; translated protein: MKKILLLGLMLCFGIAQSQSLKGKVTDPNNSPLENVAVFDRTSGNHTHTDASGKFSLENVAENDQISFSILGFNTFEYTVAAKSFSEPINITLNEAAVSLEQVTITPEVNTLSQIVAVDLKTAPVKSSQEILRKVPGLIIGQHAGGGKAEQIFLRGFDIDHGTDINLSVDGMPVNMVSHAHGQGYSDLHFLIPETIEKISFGKGPYNAKYGDFATAGYVAFKTLDKLDKSSISVEYGQFDAFRTVGLFNLMDTKNSNAYVAASLNTFNGPFDSPQNFNRFNMMAKYNLKLPDNQKLQLTASHFQSKWDASGQIPQRAIDAGLIDRFGAIDDTEGGNTSRTNLLINHSKLLSDNKKLETRAYYSHYDFELFSNFTFFLEDPVNGDQIAQREDRNILGFQTEFSDKIYSETIDFKYTAGIGVRYDDVNDVELSHTKNRYEILDRIAFGNVDQINSFAFLNTEIGLGDFKINPALRLDYFKFDYENKLSPTYNNRSESKVFASPKLNFIYSPSRDFQLFLKSGIGFHSNDTRVVVSNDGEDILPAAYGADLGGIYKLTDNLIFNTAIWALYLEQEFVYVGDAGIVEPSGKTRRLGIDFGLRYEATDWLYFYGDANYTYARSTEEPNGADYIPLAPDFTSTGGIAVENLANFSGGLTYRYLKDRAANEDNSIVAEGYFVTDLNINYTFRNFVFGIAIENLFDTEWNETQFATESRLFDEPEAVEEIHFTPGTPFFLRGKITVNF